One Weissella coleopterorum DNA segment encodes these proteins:
- the metG gene encoding methionine--tRNA ligase → MTEQKTFYITTPIYYPSGKLHIGNTYTTVLADAAARYHRLLNEDVYYLTGTDEHGLKIEQKADKMGITPKAYVDGMASEIKALWASLDITNDGFIRTTDEIHEKAITKIFNQLLAQGDIYKGEYEGWYSVDDEEYFTESQLAEVYRDDQGRVIGGKAPSGHEVELVKEESYFFAMSKYADWLLEYYQNHPNFIQPATRMNEMINNFIKPGLEDLAVTRTSFKWGVPVESDPKHVIYVWIDALSNYITALGYDSEDDSKFKKYWPANVQLLGKEIVRFHTIYWPIMLHALGLELPENVIGHGWLTMKDGKMSKSKGNVVYPDVLAERYGVDAVRYYLLRAMPFGNDGIFTPEDFVGKLNSDLANDLGNLLNRTIAMINKYEAGVIPSLNTGITEFDASLIQVTEEVIVKYNEYMQTLHVSDALAEIWKLIARANKYIDETQPWVLAKDEANQKALASVMAHLAGALRVIAILLQPALSRTPGEIFKQLGLADSNLAIEQLKFEDLPTGGKVVAKGTPIFPRIDVEKEVTYIRDSMMGGGKETAAVKKAKATADNDTPVIESELIEFDDFEKVSLKVAEIKGVSEIEKSKKLLKFELDDGTANGRIILSGIKQWYPNYQELVGKKVAFVANLKPRTMMKKYVSEGMLLSAEKNGNVILSILPDEIEAGSELG, encoded by the coding sequence ATGACAGAGCAAAAGACTTTTTATATCACGACCCCCATTTACTACCCATCAGGTAAACTACACATTGGGAATACATATACTACGGTATTAGCTGATGCAGCAGCCCGATATCATCGATTATTAAACGAGGATGTATATTATTTAACTGGAACCGATGAACATGGTCTTAAGATTGAACAGAAAGCTGATAAAATGGGAATCACACCTAAGGCTTATGTTGATGGAATGGCCAGTGAAATTAAGGCACTCTGGGCATCACTAGATATCACTAACGATGGATTTATTCGGACAACTGATGAAATTCATGAAAAGGCAATAACAAAGATCTTTAATCAATTACTAGCCCAAGGTGATATTTATAAAGGTGAGTATGAGGGCTGGTATTCAGTTGATGATGAGGAGTATTTTACTGAATCACAATTGGCTGAAGTTTATCGTGATGATCAGGGTCGAGTTATTGGTGGTAAAGCGCCATCAGGTCATGAAGTGGAATTAGTTAAGGAAGAATCATATTTCTTTGCGATGTCTAAATATGCCGATTGGTTGCTTGAATATTACCAAAACCACCCTAACTTTATTCAACCTGCAACGCGGATGAATGAAATGATTAATAATTTCATTAAGCCAGGCTTGGAAGATTTGGCAGTGACAAGAACTTCATTTAAATGGGGCGTACCCGTTGAATCTGATCCGAAACACGTAATCTATGTGTGGATTGACGCTTTATCAAATTATATTACAGCGTTAGGATACGATTCAGAAGACGATAGTAAGTTTAAAAAGTATTGGCCAGCTAATGTTCAATTGTTAGGAAAAGAAATTGTTCGTTTCCATACTATTTATTGGCCAATTATGTTGCATGCATTAGGGCTGGAATTGCCAGAAAATGTAATTGGACATGGCTGGTTAACGATGAAAGATGGTAAAATGTCTAAGTCAAAGGGAAATGTTGTGTATCCTGATGTCTTAGCGGAGCGTTATGGCGTTGATGCAGTTCGTTATTATCTTTTACGTGCGATGCCGTTTGGAAATGATGGGATCTTTACACCTGAAGATTTCGTAGGTAAGTTAAATTCTGATTTGGCAAATGATCTTGGGAATTTGTTGAATCGAACGATCGCAATGATCAATAAATATGAGGCGGGAGTGATTCCATCTTTGAATACAGGTATAACAGAATTTGATGCTAGTTTGATTCAAGTAACTGAGGAAGTCATTGTCAAATACAATGAATATATGCAAACACTTCATGTTTCAGACGCTTTAGCGGAAATTTGGAAATTAATTGCTCGCGCAAATAAATATATTGATGAAACGCAACCATGGGTATTGGCTAAAGATGAGGCGAATCAAAAAGCCTTGGCTTCAGTGATGGCGCATTTAGCAGGAGCATTAAGAGTTATTGCTATTTTACTCCAACCAGCTTTGTCTAGAACTCCAGGGGAAATATTTAAACAATTAGGCCTAGCTGACTCAAATTTGGCAATTGAGCAATTAAAGTTTGAGGATTTACCTACTGGTGGTAAGGTTGTTGCCAAAGGAACCCCAATTTTCCCCCGGATTGATGTTGAAAAAGAAGTTACGTATATTCGTGATTCAATGATGGGTGGGGGTAAAGAAACGGCAGCTGTAAAAAAGGCAAAGGCTACTGCAGACAATGACACACCTGTCATTGAGAGTGAATTAATTGAATTTGATGATTTTGAAAAAGTTTCATTGAAAGTAGCTGAAATCAAGGGTGTTTCAGAAATTGAGAAGTCTAAGAAATTATTGAAATTTGAATTAGATGATGGAACTGCCAATGGTCGCATTATTTTATCTGGAATTAAGCAATGGTACCCAAACTATCAAGAATTGGTTGGAAAAAAAGTTGCGTTTGTGGCTAATTTAAAGCCCCGAACGATGATGAAAAAGTATGTTTCAGAAGGAATGTTACTATCGGCAGAAAAAAATGGTAATGTTATTTTATCAATTTTGCCAGATGAAATTGAAGCGGGATCGGA